A window from Acidobacteriota bacterium encodes these proteins:
- a CDS encoding ABC transporter permease, with translation MRSGLFAEIVAMSWETVRGNKLRSFLTVLGIVIGITSIVGMTSLIRGFDESVRSLMRDLGPNTIFVAKFSGVSFASGARFEDLMKRPNITPADAEAIARDAPSIDIVDITFGGGGPGSQQQRVYYGNQRTKPIMVFGTSERWPFAVQLKVDSGRYFTGTEVQRRAKVVVLGQSPADALFPQRDPLGKKVRIGLDEFVVVGVMAKRPSPGGFNIGADDFVVVPYTAYAKLFGIRANDVGRGEMRSTQVAAVPREGISRETAIQQVEQVMRIRHGLRVDEPNDFDLVTQDAVLAIWDQISQASLLALVVLSSIALMVGGIGVMSIMTISVTERTREIGVRKALGARRVEILWQFLLEAVFLTLAGGVLGVLLGTTVGVGVHLTTGFPVSLPWWSFAIGVGFSAGVGVFFGMVPAFRASRLDPIEALRYE, from the coding sequence ATGCGCAGCGGGCTGTTCGCCGAGATCGTGGCGATGTCGTGGGAGACGGTGCGCGGCAACAAGCTGCGATCGTTTCTCACCGTGCTCGGCATCGTGATCGGCATCACGTCCATCGTCGGGATGACGTCGCTCATCCGGGGGTTCGACGAGTCGGTCCGCAGCCTGATGCGCGATCTCGGCCCCAACACGATCTTCGTGGCGAAGTTCTCGGGCGTGAGCTTCGCGTCCGGCGCCAGGTTCGAGGACCTGATGAAGCGGCCGAACATCACGCCGGCCGACGCGGAAGCCATCGCCAGGGACGCGCCCTCGATCGACATCGTGGACATCACGTTCGGCGGCGGCGGGCCAGGGTCGCAGCAGCAGCGCGTCTACTACGGCAACCAGCGGACGAAGCCGATCATGGTGTTCGGCACGAGCGAGCGCTGGCCGTTCGCCGTGCAGTTGAAGGTCGACAGCGGCCGGTACTTCACCGGCACCGAGGTCCAGCGGCGGGCCAAGGTCGTGGTGCTCGGCCAGTCCCCGGCCGACGCCCTGTTCCCGCAGCGGGATCCGCTCGGCAAGAAGGTGCGGATCGGCCTCGACGAGTTCGTGGTCGTCGGCGTCATGGCCAAGCGCCCGAGCCCCGGCGGCTTCAACATCGGCGCCGACGACTTCGTCGTCGTCCCCTACACCGCGTACGCGAAGCTCTTCGGCATTCGCGCGAACGACGTCGGCCGCGGCGAGATGCGGAGCACGCAGGTCGCCGCGGTCCCACGCGAGGGGATCTCGCGTGAGACGGCGATCCAGCAGGTCGAGCAAGTGATGCGGATCCGCCACGGGCTCCGGGTGGACGAGCCGAACGACTTCGACCTCGTCACGCAGGATGCCGTGCTGGCCATCTGGGACCAGATCAGCCAGGCCAGCCTGCTGGCGCTCGTCGTGCTCTCGTCGATCGCGCTCATGGTCGGCGGCATCGGCGTGATGAGCATCATGACGATCAGCGTCACGGAACGAACGCGCGAGATCGGCGTCCGCAAGGCGCTCGGCGCCCGCCGGGTCGAGATCCTGTGGCAGTTCCTGCTCGAAGCCGTGTTCCTGACGCTCGCGGGCGGCGTGCTCGGCGTGCTGCTCGGCACGACCGTCGGCGTCGGCGTCCACCTGACGACCGGCTTCCCCGTGTCGCTCCCCTGGTGGTCGTTCGCGATCGGCGTCGGCTTCTCGGCGGGCGTCGGCGTCTTCTTCGGCATGGTGCCGGCCTTCCGCGCCTCCCGCCTCGATCCGATCGAAGCCCTCCGCTACGAATAG